The genomic interval TTCTTTTACTAAGCTTAATCACAATTCAAAGAAGAGGATTTTGCACATTATCTGCGTGCTTCATCCTGATTAGTACTAGCATTAAGATTGGTTTTAACTAAAAGCTTAAATTTTGGTTCCAAGTTGAAGGAGTTGCAATGCTGAAAAGGAACACAACGAGAGTTTGGATTTAGATTAATGGGTCATTTTTCTTAGCGGAAATAGTTACCTAAAACGTGCTTGGATATTCACAAAAGAAGCAATATCATTGATAGCCAAAGGTGTCCACtgcaattaatttattatattcgCTTTTCCAGTTTTGCGGATTTCTTTTCTCTTGTATAATTTCTACTTGTTGGAATTTCAACCTATCATAATGTGCTTAAGGAGTAGGCCCGCTTCACTTGAGAGAGGAATAAGTGAAGACAAAGGAAATGAATTATATACTGTAAAATAACAGCGATAAGCAGTTCAGGCGGTAGATAGCTAGCCTTGTGCACTTCAGAGACGAAAGCAAAATTATGCAACTTGAATGTTGTCTTATCATCTGAAGCTGTTAAGGAAACTGGCATCAtagaaattcaatttaattctttttttaaaaagaaaaattggaatCTCTACCCTATTTAATCTTGTTTAAGTACTTTCCAGTCATTGTATGTGTGGCTTTCTCTCATTGGCACACAATGTGTTGTTGAAGGATTCTTTTAATGCAAAAACAATTGATATATCACAGTTGAATTGCAGGTAGTTGGCTTGGGAACATCTGGAAAAGCTGCAGCTAGGCTTGCTCTTACTCGGGGTGCTTCAGTTATAGGTATAGACCAAAATGAGAATTTGAGTTTGTTGGAGGTACACTATTGTCTACTCCTTCATGCTCTGAAATTTATTGTGGTCACTAAAAATCTCTTCATATGTGCATGTGCACACTGGTTCTTTGTACCGAATTTTAATGCATAACTTGCTATTAATTGCAGCAAGATCCTTCTTTTGTGACACTGACACAAACTGGGTTAAGGACAATCCTTGGCCACTTTGATTGGAAGCTGCTTAATGATGCAGATGTGGTGGTTGTTTCTCCTGGAGTTCCCCTAGAAAACTATGGTCTTTCGTGTTTGTTGCAGTCAGTAAGTTCATGTCTTTATTTTAGGAATCTGTTTTCATGAGAAATAAGGGTTGGCAAGCCTATTACTTTTATGTGAACAACAGAAAGACTGACTGTAGCCCTCTTAGCTATAGCTAACAAAAATCGTTTTTGCAGCACTTGGTAATTCTCATGAACATcagtttataaaattttatgactAATAGGATGCAGTTAAATAATTGTGTCTTTTATGGAAACTACTTATTTGATGCTTTTGTATGTTCATTTACAATTCATTCACACGAATTGCATTGAACAGCACGTACTGACATAAGTGAAGTTACAATAGGACTTTTGCATTTTGGCATCTTTGTTCCTACAGAATATGGAGGGTAATATTGTGATTTTTATCTTGCATTGCTGCCTAATTTCATTTGCGAAGTGAACAAAAAGGACTGTAATTATGCTTCTATAAACTTTTCATTCCTGCTATGCTCaagttaataatttttttataatcatttCTGTCTATATGCAGGGAAAACAGGTCATGTCTGAGTTGGACTTTGCAGCAGAAGTTCTCCCAAAAAGTGTCAGAATTTTGGCAGTGACAGGAACAAATGGGAAATCCACTGTTGTAACTTATGCTGGACAGGTTCCTCTACTATTTGGTCATATTGTCTTTGTATCATATTATCTTTGTATTAATGCATTATTCTTGTTGTGTATTCTTGATATTAAAAGGTCTCACGTTGCTAGATGTCTAAGATAAGTTGTTATAAAAGAAGACACATGATCACTCTTAGTGGAACCTGAAAAGTAAGAACTGAAATGAAGTAACATGCCTTTTGAAAACAGGTCTTGTTTAGAATTAGAGGAACACTGCCtcaaacatatattttttaattgacaCCAAGTTAGCTCTTTTATCTTCAAAAGCTGCATTATCCATGATTCCATGTAACCGTCACTTGCTGTAAAATGAGGGTTCTTCTCGTCCTTCCCAGTTCACTTTCTTTTACGTATGACAATTAATCCATGGAGCAAAGGGCAATTGAAACCAAGACTTCCTCCTCCATCCTGTTCTTATGGGGGAAGAAATGCCCTCTGACCTATGGCCATGGCAGTATTGACAAGATAAAAGCTATAGTAATTGGGGTAGCTTTATATTCCTGTCTTTCTGAGCATTAAGTTTTTTTGTATAAGCTCGCAACACTCTTCCTGTGATTTATGTTTATCTTGATCATTTGATGGCAGATGCTTAGTCATTTTGCTATTGAAACATTTGTGGGGGGAAACCTTGGAAATCCACTCTCTGAGGTTGCCTTTCAGTGTTTCAAATTGCCATCAGAAGAATGCAAGCTTAAGGTGAGTCTCGTTGATGTTCTCCTTTTTCTGAATGATATCTTATCGTGCGATTCACTTATTTTCTCAATCTGCTTTTTTAGAATCATAAATGTCCATCATCTCCTTAAAGTCACTGTCAACTATCAGTTTCTAATTTTCTCTAATATATAGAAGCACCTATAGACTGTACATTTTGACATTTTCCAGGTTGCAGTAGTGGAGGTCAGCAGCTATCAAATGGAAATTCCCTGTGTGTACTTCTGCCCTACTGTGAGTAACATAGGGAAGTTTGCTTGACAACTGCTGAAgtgcttttatttattaatttttaacttttaatatgGTGATATGAAACATTTTTGTAGGTTTCTGTGGTATTAAATCTTACCCCTGATCACTTAGAAAGACACAAGACAATGCTGAGTTATGCAGCAACTAAGTGTCGTTTATTTTCTCACATGACGAACACCAAGTTGGGACTTCTTTCATTTGGTATGTTCCTTTTTGACACTGCATAAGGAAGTAAtccttgtttattttattccactTCCACCCTATTCCATATTCATGAATTGTGGACTTGTAACCCCCTGATGTGTCTAAGGGTCAATTGTCATGGAGATTGCAGTTGCTCTTTCTTTTAACAGCTAACCACATTTTCCTTTTAGGGAATCAGCACTTGGATAAAGCAATTAGGAAATATTGGAACAAATTTAATCTCGCTTGGATAGGAGCTTTTCCGGGAGTGGAAGTAAGATATATTACTTTACTTGTAGTCATTGGGAAAAGTTTGTATTTTAGCCATACTTTAATCTCTTTAAATGCCATTTTTATAGTCTAGTTCAAGTCCCTAATAGATATATTGGTGGCCCAAATACATAGATGGTCGAATATTTGGTATTCTGGTTGTAGGGCAAAGCATTAGGAAATTAAGTTGCTCTAGGCTGTTGTAACATTGACATTGCTAGGTCCTTTCTTcactaaataataaaatgaaaattgccAAGAAAAAGCCCATGAATTTTAATGCTGAGAATCACACTTATTTTCTTAGAACCACTTGTTATAAAAATTGGTATGGAaagtataatttttgtaatcagTTGTCATTAATTTGCATGGGATGTTGATGGTAATTGCTTGTACGGGAAAGATTGATATGGAGGCAAAAATTGCCAGCTTTGAAGTTCCTGATATAGGAGTTGCATCACAACTGCAACTTGGTGGCATGAGAGCTAAAGGGAAGCACAACTATTGTAATGCTGCAGTGGCTGCATTGTCTGTGGCTGGACTGGA from Theobroma cacao cultivar B97-61/B2 chromosome 5, Criollo_cocoa_genome_V2, whole genome shotgun sequence carries:
- the LOC18599047 gene encoding UDP-N-acetylmuramoylalanine--D-glutamate ligase, producing MKLLSLNYDHKALPLKSIHSPKTTYPRTIQSCSLRQDLKGRTVAVVGLGTSGKAAARLALTRGASVIGIDQNENLSLLEQDPSFVTLTQTGLRTILGHFDWKLLNDADVVVVSPGVPLENYGLSCLLQSGKQVMSELDFAAEVLPKSVRILAVTGTNGKSTVVTYAGQMLSHFAIETFVGGNLGNPLSEVAFQCFKLPSEECKLKVAVVEVSSYQMEIPCVYFCPTVSVVLNLTPDHLERHKTMLSYAATKCRLFSHMTNTKLGLLSFGNQHLDKAIRKYWNKFNLAWIGAFPGVEIDMEAKIASFEVPDIGVASQLQLGGMRAKGKHNYCNAAVAALSVAGLDVGVDVEAINATIEKLRAPPHRMQIVCKDIHGLTWVDDSKATNVEAAYAGLTGLKGQKAVILLGGLAKVLHGPASNGFEQLIEPLKGHRCVITFGSSGSLIHDTLSNNGLSIPCIQASNLKDAVKHARKMAKHGDAIVLSPGCASFDEFKNFEHRGLVFQELALSS